The nucleotide sequence CATCGAATCAAATTGTTTCTTTCGGTTAAGATCTCTATTCGGTAAACTAACGCTTTCAACCGAGGAGAAACCTCTCATGAGAATTGGATTTGCATTGGCGCTGATTGTCTGTAGTGCCAGTTTCAGTTTTGCAAAAGATCGCCCACCGAACATTGTTTTCATTATGGCAGACGATCTGGGATATGAAGAACTGGGCTGTTTCGGACAGAAAATGATCCGAACACCAGCAGTGGATGCATTAGCAAAAGGTGGGATGAAACTGACCCGATTTTACTCCGGCAATGCCGTCTGCGCACCTTCGCGGTGTAATCTGATGACTGGCAAGCACCCAGGGCACGCCTTCGTGCGAGATAACCGCCAGTTTGTGCCCAAAATGGAAGGCCAGTTTCCCATGGCGGATGGGGAAATCACTGTGGCAGAAGTGCTGAAAAAGCATGGCTATGCCACCGGCGCCATGGGGAAATGGGGCCTGGGCATGTTTGATACGGAAGGCAGTCCGTTGAAACAGGGTTTCGACTACTTTTATGGCTACAACTGCCAGGCACACGCCCACACGCACTATCCGACCCACATTTATCGGAACGACAAACGAATTGACCTTCCCGGAAACAATGGTCAGACCGGCGATACCTATACACAGGACATGTTTGAAAAAGAGGCTTTGGAATTCGTTGAGAAAAATCAACAGAAGCCCTTTTTCCTCTACCTGCCATTTACCGTGCCCCACGTGGCGGTACAGGTGCCGGATGATTCGCTGGCGGAATACCTTGGCAAACTGGGCGACGATCCTGCCTACGATGGCTCGAAGGGTTATCGCAAACACCCTGCACCACACGCTGGTTATGCGGCAATGGTCACTCGGATGGACCGCACCGTGGGGCGGTTAATGGCAAAGCTGAAAGAATTAAAACTTGATGAGAACACACTGGTGATTTTTACCAGCGATAACGGACCCACCCACAATGTTGGTGGGGCGGATTCCACATTTTTTGAATCGGCAGGTAAGCTTCGTGGCCTGAAGGGCAGCCTTTATGAAGGTGGAATTCGTGTGCCTACAGTGGCCTATTGGCCCGGAAAAATAGCCCCCGGTTCCGAATCTACCAGTCCATTCGCCCACTGGGACGTCCTTCCCACGTTGGCAGAAGTAGCAGGCGCTCCTGCACCGCAGGGAATTGATGGCATCAGCTTTTTGCCCACCTTGCTGGGTAAGGAACAGAAACAACATGAGTTTCTGTATTGGGAGTTTCCCGGTTATGGAGGTCAGCAGGCAGTGCAGGCTGGCCCATGGAAAGCGGTGCGGCAAAAATTAGGCACCGGCGTGGTCAAAACGGAACTTTACAATCTGCAGAATGACCCTTACGAAGCAACGGATGTCGCCAGCCAGCACCCCGATGTGGTGAAAAAAATGGAAGCGATCATGGTGCAGGAACACACCCCATCAAAAATCTTCCCACTGCAAAGCATCGATTTTGTGCCGAAGAAGAAAGTGAATCCCAAGCCCAAAGCGAAAAAACAATAACCCCATTGTGCGGGGAAGTATTTTCATGAAGTTTCCGTAAGTTACTTCAGTTCAAGCATTTCCGTAATTTTCGCGGTGACAGCTTTCACCAGGAAGGCATTCCCGGCTGGCGTATAGTGCGTGCCATCTTTTCCGAGGCACTTCGCCGGATCGTTCTGTTGGACCACCTGATACAGATCGTTCAGCGGCACGCCATGTTTTTTCATTATTTTGGTCGCCACCTCATTGAATTTCTTCACATCCGCATCAAAACGGTCGAAATTGGCTTTCCTGCCTGCGTGCCGCTCATCAATAATGGGCGTGGTCAGTGCATACACCAGTTTCGCCTTCGTGCTGGTTTTCAACTGGGTAATGATTTCATTCAGATTTTTCTCATAATCAGCCAGACTAACCTGAAATGAGCCATTTTTCATTTTTTTCAGGTCGTGCAGCCCACAATTGATGTGTACCAGATCAGGCTGGGGGTCAATTGCCCATGCTTTGAGGTTTTTCAGCACGTTGGAACTATCTCCACCGTTCGGTTTGGGAGAAATGATGGTCACTTTGCCTTGTAGTGCCTTGATCACTTCCGGTGCGTAACCCATGCGGATGGAATCACCAATCAGCACCACGGTGGGCAATTTTTTTGCGGGTTCCTGTGCCCCACCGATGTGGGGGATTGCAAACAGCAAAGTCAGTAACAGAATTCGATACAAGTGATTACTCCATAAGAGGTTACGCAAGAAGCACAGAATGGATTCTTTGCAGATTCCACCCCATACGCAATGGTATTGAACCGCAGAAAGTGACCAGAATCAAGCAAGAAACGGAAAAGGTGAACAAGTAGTGATTTTTGACCAGCCACAATTGAATAACAACCTATCAGGCTCGGAAATTTCAGTTGGCACTTCGAAACTATCTTAAGCCCATTCATCTATGAAAAGCGTTGTGGGCAGGTTCTTATTCGATCTGGTCAATTCCCATTAATTTCTGCCGATGGGGCGTTGCCAGTTTCTTTTAACAGTCGGATCATGTTTTTCTTGTAGGCTTCTACCCCAGGCTGGCCATAAGGATTAATGCCAAGCATTTTCCCTTCAACTACCGTGGCCAGCATCAGCATCTGCATTAACTGGCCGATCGTGTGTTCGGAGAGCACTGGTAATGTTATCGTGGCGGTGGGACGGGCTGCTTCCCAATACGCCTGATTCGTACCGGCGGCAGCAGCAGTTAAAATCTCCGGCAGGGTGCGGCGGCTGAACTGGTTCAGGTCATCTTCATTGCGATCGTTCATCCCCACCGCGATTGGTGCGTGGCGGGTCGATTTCACCATCAGATTGTTAATGAATTTATCGCGGCTGCCTTCCTGAAACTGTTGCCCACGGGAATGCAGGTCGCGAGTCTGAACTGCTGTCAATGGGGTGGGGCCAATCGATTCCTTGCCCAGCGATTCTGCCAGTAACTGGTCGTACCACATGCCCAGTGCTTCCAGCTTTTTGGTCCACACAGCCATAATGCGGGTGTTCTTTTCCAGTTTCGCACTCATCAGATGATTGACCGCAACGAATTGCAGGACGGGATTGCGCTCGAAAGGTTCTTCCAGAAATCGCTGCGTCATGCTGGCAGCACCGAGTAGCAGAGCCTGGACATCCAGCCCCAGAATGGCTGCGGGAACCAGGCCCACCGCAGTAAACACGGAAAAACGCCCGCCGATGCCATCTGGAATGTTCAGAATCGACGGATCTTCAAAGCCATCTGCGTGGCAGAGATTGCGTAATTTCCCTTGTGGGCCGGTAACCGGAATGATTTTGCTTCGCCAGGTTTTGCCATCCCCACCGTAATATCGGCTGAGTTCGTCTCGCACCACTCGGTAGGCGGCCGCGGTTTCAATGGTGCCACCCGATTTGCTGATGACCACGGTGCCCCAGCGTTCTTCGGGCAGATCAGGATCGACGCAGGTATTTTCCAGCAGTTCAATCAGGTCCCGCAGGGTATCGTTGTCGACATTGTTCCCTTCAAAATACAGGCGGGGCTTGCCCAGCCGCATTTTCGGTGGCAGTTCATTGTGATAAGTGTGGGTCAGTGCGTCGAACAACGCCTTTGCACCGAGATACGAACCGCCAATGCCCAGCACTACCACGCGATCAACATCGCGGGCCATTGCATGAGAAAGCTTTAATATTCTGCCCAGCTCTGAATTTTCACCTTTCCTGCGGTATTGGTCCAGCAGCTTCCCGGGGTAATCAATAAAGCCATTGTCCAGTGGCTGCAATTCAGGTGGGATTTCCTGTAACTGCCGTTCGCTTGCCACTTTCTGGCGAATTTGCATCAATTCCTGACGCAATCCGTCAATCTGAGAAACTTTTAAGAAATTCTGGCTCTGAAGTTCTGCCAGTGGTGTCCAGGCTTCCGCACGTGGGCTGATCGCACCGGAATAGTCAAACGCGATCGATTCATCAGGCAACTGCATAAACGCTTACATCCCACATTAGAGAATGATGAGAACTTTCACCGGAATTCGGCACAACCTGCCTACAGCATACTGTACGTCCTATTGTTGTGTCCGTAAACTCCACGAAATGAAGACACACGATTTGATCCGCGAATTAAAGGAATCTAATGATTCCAAAATTGTCCTGCTGGTAGCTGATGGTCTGGGTGGACTACCCATGCAGCCAGGTGGGAAAACAGAACTGGAACGCGCCTCTACGCCCAACCTGGACGATTGTGTCCGCGATGGGGTATGCGGGCTGAGCATTCCAGTATTACGTGGT is from Zavarzinella sp. and encodes:
- a CDS encoding GDSL-type esterase/lipase family protein — translated: MYRILLLTLLFAIPHIGGAQEPAKKLPTVVLIGDSIRMGYAPEVIKALQGKVTIISPKPNGGDSSNVLKNLKAWAIDPQPDLVHINCGLHDLKKMKNGSFQVSLADYEKNLNEIITQLKTSTKAKLVYALTTPIIDERHAGRKANFDRFDADVKKFNEVATKIMKKHGVPLNDLYQVVQQNDPAKCLGKDGTHYTPAGNAFLVKAVTAKITEMLELK
- a CDS encoding arylsulfatase — encoded protein: MRIGFALALIVCSASFSFAKDRPPNIVFIMADDLGYEELGCFGQKMIRTPAVDALAKGGMKLTRFYSGNAVCAPSRCNLMTGKHPGHAFVRDNRQFVPKMEGQFPMADGEITVAEVLKKHGYATGAMGKWGLGMFDTEGSPLKQGFDYFYGYNCQAHAHTHYPTHIYRNDKRIDLPGNNGQTGDTYTQDMFEKEALEFVEKNQQKPFFLYLPFTVPHVAVQVPDDSLAEYLGKLGDDPAYDGSKGYRKHPAPHAGYAAMVTRMDRTVGRLMAKLKELKLDENTLVIFTSDNGPTHNVGGADSTFFESAGKLRGLKGSLYEGGIRVPTVAYWPGKIAPGSESTSPFAHWDVLPTLAEVAGAPAPQGIDGISFLPTLLGKEQKQHEFLYWEFPGYGGQQAVQAGPWKAVRQKLGTGVVKTELYNLQNDPYEATDVASQHPDVVKKMEAIMVQEHTPSKIFPLQSIDFVPKKKVNPKPKAKKQ
- a CDS encoding glucose-6-phosphate isomerase; translated protein: MQLPDESIAFDYSGAISPRAEAWTPLAELQSQNFLKVSQIDGLRQELMQIRQKVASERQLQEIPPELQPLDNGFIDYPGKLLDQYRRKGENSELGRILKLSHAMARDVDRVVVLGIGGSYLGAKALFDALTHTYHNELPPKMRLGKPRLYFEGNNVDNDTLRDLIELLENTCVDPDLPEERWGTVVISKSGGTIETAAAYRVVRDELSRYYGGDGKTWRSKIIPVTGPQGKLRNLCHADGFEDPSILNIPDGIGGRFSVFTAVGLVPAAILGLDVQALLLGAASMTQRFLEEPFERNPVLQFVAVNHLMSAKLEKNTRIMAVWTKKLEALGMWYDQLLAESLGKESIGPTPLTAVQTRDLHSRGQQFQEGSRDKFINNLMVKSTRHAPIAVGMNDRNEDDLNQFSRRTLPEILTAAAAGTNQAYWEAARPTATITLPVLSEHTIGQLMQMLMLATVVEGKMLGINPYGQPGVEAYKKNMIRLLKETGNAPSAEINGN